The following proteins are co-located in the Chloroflexota bacterium genome:
- a CDS encoding acyl-CoA dehydratase activase — MLVAGCDIGALTTKAAVIKDDVILGCEIVRSRPKAVQSATDVMDKLLVRLGISYGQIDYCISTGYGRNLVPFAHSNMSEISCHGRGAHWLTPSVRTVIDGGGQDCKAIRVDEHGGLVDFRMNTKCAAGTGKALELMARSLGVEVSELGPLSLQSKDPVTMNKPCCILTQIDVKRFAFDGRERADIAAGINDNVAREILHLVRDVGAENDIAVTGGVAKNIGVVRCLEQYLGVVSVRLQVDPQLIGAIGAAVLAADRCRRVLASQYGGGVMR; from the coding sequence ATGCTTGTTGCCGGATGCGACATCGGGGCACTGACTACCAAAGCTGCGGTTATCAAAGATGATGTGATCCTGGGGTGCGAGATCGTGCGCTCCAGACCAAAGGCCGTCCAATCTGCTACCGACGTCATGGACAAGTTGCTGGTAAGGCTGGGCATTTCCTATGGACAGATCGACTACTGTATCAGCACGGGTTATGGCCGCAACCTGGTGCCCTTTGCCCACAGCAACATGAGCGAGATCTCCTGCCATGGCCGGGGCGCCCACTGGCTGACACCGAGTGTGAGGACCGTCATCGATGGCGGCGGACAAGACTGCAAGGCCATAAGGGTTGACGAACACGGTGGGCTCGTTGACTTTCGGATGAACACGAAGTGCGCTGCGGGGACCGGCAAAGCCTTGGAGTTGATGGCCAGAAGCCTTGGTGTTGAAGTCTCTGAACTGGGACCTCTCTCTCTGCAGTCGAAGGATCCGGTGACGATGAACAAGCCTTGCTGCATACTAACCCAGATCGATGTGAAACGGTTCGCCTTTGATGGGCGAGAGCGGGCTGATATTGCAGCAGGGATAAATGACAACGTGGCCCGCGAGATACTTCACCTGGTGCGGGATGTGGGCGCAGAGAATGACATCGCTGTGACTGGCGGCGTTGCCAAGAACATAGGGGTGGTTAGGTGCCTTGAACAGTACCTCGGCGTAGTCTCAGTCCGTCTTCAAGTGGATCCACAGTTGATCGGAGCCATTGGGGCGGCAGTACTGGCCGCTGACCGATGCAGGAGAGTGTTGGCTAGCCAGTATGGCGGCGGAGTGATGCGATGA